One stretch of Saccharomonospora xinjiangensis XJ-54 DNA includes these proteins:
- a CDS encoding acyl carrier protein, which yields MTTASEQTTEAVAERISGFLEQRTKLTWEPDTDLFDSGAVSSLFATELVVFLEETFDIEIVGRDLRLDNFRTVRVMTDLVRRLREENHDG from the coding sequence ATGACCACCGCTTCCGAGCAGACCACCGAGGCCGTCGCGGAGCGGATCTCCGGTTTCCTCGAACAGCGCACCAAGCTCACCTGGGAGCCGGACACCGACCTCTTCGACAGCGGCGCGGTGTCGTCGTTGTTCGCCACCGAACTCGTCGTGTTCCTTGAGGAGACCTTCGACATCGAGATCGTGGGCCGGGATCTGCGGCTGGACAACTTCCGCACCGTGCGCGTGATGACCGACCTCGTGCGGAGGCTTCGCGAGGAGAACCACGATGGGTGA
- a CDS encoding 3-hydroxyacyl-CoA dehydrogenase family protein: MEQDEHTLVVLGAGVMGVGITTLAVGFGLPVTLIDVDEQILDRARRKIRQELKLATLMGALPEDTEPGELRTATSAGSGADASAVIEAVTETAEVKAAVLAEISALVKPGTPVVSNTSSIPIDELADAVARPEDFLGTHFMNPPYLIPMVEVIRGRRTGDAAQAALGSVLTALGRRWLVVADHPGFVTSRVLHPMLNDAIRVVREKTAPPETVDALFEGCLGHRTGPLRTADLIGLDNLADSLRVLHARTGDEGCRPDQLLLDKVQAGHLGRKSGRGFYDY, encoded by the coding sequence ATGGAACAGGACGAACACACACTCGTGGTGCTCGGCGCCGGGGTCATGGGGGTGGGCATCACGACGCTCGCCGTCGGCTTCGGGCTGCCGGTCACGCTGATCGACGTCGATGAACAGATCCTCGACAGGGCGCGCCGCAAGATCCGCCAGGAGTTGAAGCTCGCGACGCTGATGGGCGCTCTGCCCGAAGACACCGAACCCGGTGAGCTGCGCACCGCGACCTCCGCGGGCAGCGGCGCGGACGCGAGTGCCGTCATCGAGGCCGTCACCGAAACGGCCGAGGTGAAAGCCGCTGTTCTCGCCGAGATCTCCGCACTGGTCAAGCCGGGAACACCGGTGGTGTCCAACACCTCGTCCATCCCGATCGACGAACTGGCCGACGCGGTGGCACGGCCGGAGGACTTCCTCGGCACCCACTTCATGAACCCGCCCTACCTGATCCCGATGGTGGAGGTGATCCGGGGCCGCCGCACCGGCGACGCCGCGCAGGCCGCGCTCGGCTCCGTGCTCACCGCGCTGGGCCGCCGCTGGCTCGTGGTGGCCGATCACCCCGGGTTCGTCACCAGCCGTGTGCTGCACCCGATGCTCAACGACGCGATCAGGGTGGTGCGGGAGAAAACCGCGCCACCGGAGACCGTCGATGCCCTCTTCGAGGGCTGTCTCGGGCATCGCACAGGACCGCTGCGCACCGCCGACCTGATCGGGCTCGACAACCTCGCCGACTCGCTGCGGGTCCTGCACGCCAGAACGGGCGACGAGGGGTGCAGGCCGGATCAGCTGCTGCTGGACAAGGTGCAGGCAGGACACCTCGGCCGGAAATCCGGCAGGGGCTTCTACGACTACTGA
- a CDS encoding acyltransferase domain-containing protein, producing GLDALAARRPSDAVVSGLASPDGGVVLVFTGAGGQWRGMGGGLWDDSPVFRDSVRACAEAFEPYVDWSLVDVVRGRRGAASMNRVDVVQPALFTMAVSLAAVWRAFGVRPAAVVGHSQGEIAAAHVAGALSLQDAARVVALRSRLIAGALAGKGAMLSVPLPATEVRQRLASWDDRIAVAAVNGPRTTSVAGEPAAIEEFFAGLVDEGVRVARIVSDFASHSAQVDAIHSALIDELGPLRCEASDVLFCSTVTGGVLDTAELDAEYWYENLRRPVLFDNAVRTLLRRGFGTFVEPSPHPLLVAPIEEIAAEVGARATAIGTLRMGESDAARLLTSVAEAHVHGTAVDLRGACRGGRRVELPLDDVAEGSDADSRFWSAVRRGDLATALGVVLPALDTRAG from the coding sequence CGGGCTCGACGCCCTCGCCGCGCGGCGACCCTCCGACGCCGTGGTGTCCGGCCTCGCCAGCCCTGACGGCGGCGTGGTGCTGGTGTTCACTGGTGCGGGCGGGCAGTGGCGCGGGATGGGCGGCGGGCTGTGGGACGACTCGCCCGTGTTCCGCGACAGCGTGCGTGCCTGCGCCGAGGCGTTCGAACCGTACGTGGACTGGTCGCTGGTGGACGTGGTGCGCGGCCGTCGCGGCGCGGCCTCGATGAACAGGGTGGACGTCGTGCAGCCCGCCTTGTTCACGATGGCGGTCTCCCTCGCGGCCGTGTGGCGCGCGTTCGGGGTCCGCCCCGCCGCCGTGGTCGGCCATTCGCAAGGCGAGATCGCCGCCGCACATGTGGCTGGCGCGCTGTCACTCCAGGACGCGGCGCGTGTGGTGGCGTTGCGCAGCAGGCTCATCGCGGGGGCGCTGGCAGGCAAGGGAGCCATGCTCTCCGTGCCGCTGCCCGCCACCGAGGTGCGGCAGCGGCTGGCGTCGTGGGACGACCGGATCGCGGTCGCCGCGGTGAACGGGCCACGCACCACGAGCGTCGCCGGTGAGCCTGCCGCGATCGAGGAGTTCTTCGCCGGGCTGGTGGACGAGGGTGTGCGCGTGGCGCGGATCGTCTCCGATTTCGCGTCGCATTCCGCGCAGGTCGATGCCATCCACAGTGCGCTCATCGACGAGCTGGGCCCGCTCCGGTGCGAGGCGTCCGACGTCCTCTTCTGCTCGACCGTCACAGGGGGAGTGCTCGACACCGCTGAGCTGGACGCGGAGTACTGGTACGAGAACCTGCGCAGGCCGGTGTTGTTCGACAACGCCGTGCGCACGTTGCTGCGGCGTGGGTTCGGCACGTTCGTCGAACCGTCCCCGCACCCGCTGCTTGTCGCCCCGATCGAGGAGATCGCGGCGGAGGTGGGAGCACGGGCCACCGCGATCGGGACGCTGCGCATGGGAGAGAGCGATGCGGCGCGCCTGCTGACCTCCGTCGCCGAGGCCCACGTGCACGGCACCGCCGTCGATCTCCGGGGAGCGTGCCGAGGCGGGAGGAGGGTCGAACTTCCCCTTGACGACGTCGCCGAGGGCTCCGACGCCGACAGCCGGTTCTGGAGCGCCGTGCGGCGCGGCGATCTGGCCACCGCGCTCGGTGTCGTGCTGCCGGCGCTGGACACCAGGGCCGGGTGA
- a CDS encoding acyl-CoA dehydrogenase family protein, translated as MGEPAGLAELRESADALIGQGPDSWDRDGVIPDEVVREFATRGLLCAQVASRYGGLGLSSADNGEFTAFVGSRCSSLRSLMTSQGMAAWTVQRLADREQRAELLPRLARGGEVAAVAFSESGAGSDLAAMTTRIEPDGDSVVVTGEKVWITAACYADLVVVFGRHGSGSAAVVVPTSAPGVTVERVPEPLGCVAAGHAVVRLDGVRLDAGSVLGGGEFPTSLLVTTALSYGRMSVAWGCVGILRACLAEVTAHAREREQFGSPLADHQLVARHIAGLWTAEQTATRMCAHASACWDARSPDAVSATVLAKYVSSRNAAEGAASAVQVLASAGARHSHPVARAYRDAKLMEIIEGSSEICELILARHALGAAGGAVADRKEGHR; from the coding sequence ATGGGTGAGCCCGCCGGGCTGGCGGAGCTGCGTGAGTCGGCGGACGCCCTGATCGGGCAGGGGCCTGATTCGTGGGACCGCGACGGCGTCATCCCGGACGAGGTGGTGCGCGAGTTCGCCACGCGGGGCTTGCTGTGCGCGCAGGTGGCCTCCCGCTACGGCGGGCTGGGCCTGAGCAGCGCGGACAACGGGGAGTTCACCGCGTTCGTCGGCAGCCGGTGCAGCTCCCTGCGCAGCCTCATGACCTCGCAGGGCATGGCGGCGTGGACCGTGCAGCGGCTCGCCGATCGCGAGCAGCGCGCGGAGCTGCTGCCGAGGCTGGCGCGTGGCGGCGAGGTGGCGGCCGTGGCGTTCAGCGAGTCCGGCGCGGGCAGCGACCTCGCCGCGATGACGACCCGCATCGAACCGGACGGCGACTCCGTGGTGGTGACGGGGGAGAAGGTCTGGATCACCGCCGCCTGCTACGCCGACCTCGTGGTGGTGTTCGGCAGGCACGGCAGCGGTTCGGCGGCCGTCGTGGTGCCGACGTCGGCGCCCGGCGTGACCGTGGAGCGGGTGCCCGAACCGCTGGGGTGCGTGGCGGCGGGGCACGCCGTCGTGCGGCTGGACGGCGTGCGCCTCGACGCGGGAAGCGTGCTCGGAGGCGGCGAGTTCCCCACCTCGCTGCTGGTGACCACCGCCCTGTCCTACGGGCGGATGTCGGTGGCGTGGGGGTGCGTCGGCATCCTCCGCGCGTGCTTGGCCGAGGTCACCGCACACGCGCGGGAGCGCGAGCAGTTCGGCAGCCCGCTGGCCGATCATCAGCTCGTCGCGCGGCACATCGCTGGCTTGTGGACGGCCGAGCAGACGGCGACGCGGATGTGCGCGCACGCGAGCGCGTGCTGGGACGCGCGTTCGCCCGACGCCGTGTCGGCGACGGTGCTGGCGAAGTACGTCAGTTCCCGCAACGCCGCGGAAGGCGCGGCCTCCGCCGTGCAGGTGCTCGCCTCGGCGGGCGCGCGGCACAGCCACCCGGTCGCCAGGGCGTACCGGGACGCGAAGTTGATGGAGATCATCGAGGGCAGTAGCGAGATCTGCGAGCTGATCCTGGCGCGGCACGCCCTCGGCGCCGCTGGCGGAGCGGTCGCGGACCGGAAGGAAGGGCACCGGTGA